Proteins from a genomic interval of Niabella soli DSM 19437:
- a CDS encoding Rossmann-fold NAD(P)-binding domain-containing protein, producing the protein MSLLKTSNFISANDVTDINALVAKALDYKANPFRDKTLGAGKRIGCLFLNPSMRTRLSTQIAAQNLGMEPIVFNVGSEGWQLEFEDEAIMSGTTSEHVKDAAPIMGKYFDILAIRTFPSLANKEDDYSELYINQFIKYAGIPVLSLESATLHPLQSLTDVITIRETLNEKPETRNQKPKVVLTWAPHVKPLPQCVANSFSQWMNAWGEVDFVITHPEDYELDPKFTGNATILHNQDEALKDADYVYVKNWSTYTDYAKIYNNDPSWMLTLDKLALTNNAKVMHCLPVRRNVELSDEVLDSPNSIVTQEAGNRVWAAQAVLSEMLGQLSS; encoded by the coding sequence ATGTCTCTTCTAAAAACAAGCAATTTCATCAGCGCAAATGATGTTACCGACATCAATGCATTAGTGGCCAAAGCCCTCGATTACAAGGCCAACCCGTTCAGGGATAAAACCCTGGGAGCAGGCAAAAGGATCGGGTGTTTGTTTTTAAACCCCAGCATGCGCACCCGGTTAAGTACACAGATCGCCGCCCAGAACCTGGGGATGGAGCCCATTGTATTTAATGTAGGCTCCGAAGGATGGCAGTTAGAATTTGAGGATGAGGCTATTATGAGCGGTACCACTTCAGAGCACGTAAAAGATGCGGCACCGATCATGGGCAAATACTTTGACATCCTGGCCATACGTACGTTTCCATCGCTGGCAAATAAAGAAGATGATTATAGCGAATTATACATCAATCAGTTTATTAAATATGCCGGCATCCCGGTATTAAGCCTGGAAAGCGCCACCCTGCACCCCCTGCAATCATTAACGGATGTTATTACCATACGGGAAACGTTAAACGAAAAACCAGAAACCAGAAACCAGAAACCTAAAGTCGTTCTTACCTGGGCGCCGCACGTAAAGCCACTGCCGCAGTGCGTAGCCAATAGTTTTTCACAATGGATGAACGCCTGGGGCGAGGTGGATTTTGTGATCACCCACCCGGAGGATTATGAGCTGGATCCGAAATTTACCGGTAACGCCACTATTCTTCATAACCAGGATGAAGCTTTGAAAGATGCAGATTATGTATATGTAAAGAACTGGAGCACTTACACCGATTATGCCAAGATCTATAATAACGATCCCTCCTGGATGTTGACGCTGGACAAGCTGGCGCTTACCAACAATGCTAAAGTGATGCATTGCTTGCCCGTACGCAGAAATGTGGAATTAAGCGATGAAGTATTAGACAGTCCCAACAGCATTGTAACCCAAGAGGCAGGTAACCGCGTTTGGGCCGCACAGGCGGTATTGAGTGAAATGCTGGGCCAGCTTAGTTCCTGA
- a CDS encoding rhodanese-like domain-containing protein → MNGFDLSAFLSTSENAVIVDVRDTALFKEGFIPGSIHVPLKAKQFTEWVTAVLDNTEPVLLVSEPGDETAAAQLLGASGFTVAGWLEGGFESYKNSGAPVDMIIDVETDELMMDIPFDEHLVVMDVRKPIEFAEGHLKDAVNLPLNNLTDPLRIAAIEEHDNLYLHCGGGTRSVIAASVLKRQGIHNLRNVAGGWKKIKEEPRAQIVKEPGMLN, encoded by the coding sequence ATGAATGGTTTTGATCTGAGCGCTTTTCTGAGCACTTCGGAAAATGCAGTTATTGTGGATGTGCGTGACACGGCATTATTTAAAGAAGGCTTCATCCCTGGTAGTATTCATGTTCCGCTGAAAGCTAAACAATTTACCGAATGGGTCACTGCGGTGCTGGATAATACGGAACCTGTTTTGTTAGTGAGCGAGCCCGGAGATGAAACGGCGGCAGCTCAACTGCTTGGTGCGTCAGGGTTTACGGTTGCGGGATGGCTTGAGGGAGGATTTGAAAGCTACAAAAATTCAGGGGCGCCCGTTGATATGATCATCGATGTTGAAACGGACGAACTGATGATGGATATTCCTTTTGACGAACACCTGGTAGTGATGGATGTGCGCAAGCCCATAGAGTTTGCAGAAGGCCATCTGAAAGATGCGGTGAACCTGCCGCTAAACAACCTTACTGATCCGCTGCGCATTGCGGCAATTGAAGAGCACGACAACCTGTACCTGCATTGCGGGGGCGGTACCCGGAGCGTTATTGCTGCTTCCGTTCTGAAACGGCAGGGCATCCACAACCTGCGCAATGTTGCAGGCGGATGGAAAAAAATAAAGGAAGAGCCCAGGGCCCAGATCGTAAAGGAACCGGGAATGCTCAATTAG
- a CDS encoding PDDEXK nuclease domain-containing protein: MTDFQQLIASIQQAHQHLQAQAVRAVNQALTVRNWLIGYYIVEFEQSGKERARYGQQLIPEIAKEIKINGLSITNLKIFRQFYLVYPQIGQTVSDQWNFLLNADNQQITIGQTVSDQLLSQSHPVIRNNYSVDATQLAAPTEKLISRLSFSHLTELIKIEDSHKRRFYEIECMKGTWSVRELKRQISSLYFERSGLSGEPGKLSQLVQQKVKPETPIDIIKNIYAFEFLDINIKPIVEESDLETALLDNLQQFIIELGNGFCLETRQKRILIGETYYFIDLVFYHRMLKCHVLIELKIGGFEHGDIGQLNTYLNYFKEEVSEPQDNPPIGILLVAEKDHALVKYATAGMDENLFVQKYLIRMPHKEQLEAYIKQELQKLQ, from the coding sequence ATGACCGATTTTCAACAGTTAATAGCATCGATTCAACAGGCGCACCAGCATTTACAGGCGCAGGCGGTTAGAGCAGTCAACCAGGCGCTTACTGTACGTAATTGGCTGATTGGTTATTATATTGTAGAATTCGAACAAAGTGGAAAAGAAAGAGCACGATACGGGCAACAACTGATTCCGGAAATTGCCAAAGAAATTAAAATAAATGGTCTTTCTATTACCAACCTGAAAATTTTCAGGCAGTTCTATTTAGTCTATCCTCAAATTGGTCAGACAGTGTCTGACCAATGGAACTTTCTTTTAAATGCTGATAATCAGCAGATAACAATTGGTCAGACGGTGTCTGACCAATTGTTATCACAATCGCACCCGGTTATCCGGAACAATTACTCCGTCGACGCAACCCAACTCGCAGCACCCACAGAAAAACTTATTAGCCGGTTATCTTTTTCGCATTTAACCGAACTGATCAAAATAGAAGATTCGCACAAGCGCCGTTTTTATGAAATAGAATGTATGAAGGGTACCTGGAGCGTCAGGGAGCTAAAACGTCAGATCAGCAGCCTGTATTTTGAACGCAGTGGTCTATCGGGGGAGCCGGGAAAGCTAAGTCAATTAGTACAGCAAAAAGTAAAGCCAGAGACACCTATAGACATCATTAAAAATATTTATGCCTTTGAATTTTTAGACATAAACATAAAACCTATTGTAGAAGAGTCGGACCTGGAGACGGCTCTTCTTGATAACCTCCAACAATTCATTATAGAGCTTGGAAATGGCTTTTGTCTTGAGACGAGACAGAAACGTATTTTAATAGGTGAAACTTATTATTTTATTGATCTGGTGTTTTATCATCGAATGCTGAAATGTCACGTGCTCATAGAGTTAAAAATAGGAGGTTTTGAGCACGGAGATATTGGACAATTAAATACCTATCTGAATTATTTCAAAGAGGAAGTTAGTGAGCCACAGGATAATCCTCCAATAGGGATTTTATTGGTTGCGGAAAAAGATCACGCGTTGGTAAAATATGCTACAGCCGGAATGGACGAAAACCTTTTTGTCCAAAAATATTTAATCCGTATGCCTCATAAAGAGCAATTAGAAGCGTATATTAAACAAGAATTGCAAAAACTACAATAA
- a CDS encoding ArsR/SmtB family transcription factor, protein MLFKKIYSIRTMSNYQISFAPKKEESSHITVDTLSVKKAALILRAFNHKLRQQILKLIDTHDKITVTEIYVKLRIEQSVASQHLAILRKAEFVNTERDGKFIYYTVNTGRMTELNQFVSELLA, encoded by the coding sequence ATGCTATTCAAAAAAATCTATTCAATTCGTACGATGAGTAATTATCAGATTTCCTTTGCCCCAAAAAAAGAGGAAAGCAGCCATATTACGGTTGATACCCTCAGCGTGAAAAAAGCCGCCCTTATCCTTCGAGCATTTAATCACAAACTAAGACAACAGATCTTGAAGCTGATCGACACGCATGATAAGATTACTGTTACTGAAATCTACGTAAAATTGCGTATTGAACAATCCGTGGCTTCGCAGCACCTTGCTATTTTACGAAAGGCAGAATTTGTGAATACGGAGCGTGATGGCAAATTTATTTATTATACCGTGAACACCGGCCGCATGACTGAACTTAACCAGTTTGTTTCAGAGCTACTTGCCTGA
- a CDS encoding RidA family protein has protein sequence MEKRIVETQNAPAPIGPYNQAVFAGDTLYISGQIAIDPATGELNKDSLEEETHQCMRNLEAILEAAGLGFANVIKSTIFITDMNQFGVINGVYGQYFTGDFPARETVQVAALPKFVNVEISMIAVR, from the coding sequence ATGGAAAAAAGAATCGTTGAAACGCAAAATGCGCCTGCTCCCATAGGGCCTTATAACCAGGCGGTTTTTGCCGGGGATACCCTGTATATATCGGGCCAGATCGCCATCGACCCCGCCACAGGGGAATTAAACAAGGATAGTCTGGAGGAGGAAACCCACCAATGTATGCGCAACCTGGAGGCGATCCTGGAAGCTGCCGGACTTGGTTTCGCTAATGTGATCAAATCCACCATCTTTATTACAGATATGAATCAGTTCGGAGTGATCAACGGCGTTTACGGTCAATATTTTACGGGTGATTTCCCCGCGCGCGAAACCGTACAGGTGGCAGCATTGCCCAAGTTTGTAAATGTGGAAATCAGCATGATCGCCGTACGGTGA
- the tsaB gene encoding tRNA (adenosine(37)-N6)-threonylcarbamoyltransferase complex dimerization subunit type 1 TsaB, which yields MALILNIDTAVEGASLCIADNEIIIAQAENRILQTHATWINNAIKTLFASNNFSLADLDAIAVSNGPGSYTGLRIGLSTAKGLCFALKKPLICLNTLTIMANAVKNEAPDLICPVIDARRMEIYTALYKKDLTIIMPPEAMIAEESRFAAILHEHTVLFTGNAISKLETIITSSNAIFSSTIYDASDMAALSFKCYTQSAFDDLSYVEPFYIKPVYFNKI from the coding sequence ATGGCCCTGATTTTAAATATTGATACAGCCGTAGAAGGCGCGTCTTTATGTATTGCTGATAACGAAATAATTATTGCGCAAGCTGAAAACAGAATACTCCAAACCCACGCCACCTGGATCAATAATGCCATTAAAACACTTTTCGCCTCGAATAATTTTTCCCTGGCCGACCTGGACGCCATTGCGGTGAGTAACGGGCCGGGGTCTTACACCGGCTTGCGGATAGGGCTGTCAACAGCCAAAGGATTATGTTTTGCATTAAAAAAACCTCTTATTTGTTTAAATACATTAACGATAATGGCAAATGCCGTTAAAAATGAAGCCCCCGACCTTATTTGCCCTGTTATCGATGCCCGAAGAATGGAAATTTATACTGCTTTATATAAAAAAGATTTAACAATTATTATGCCCCCCGAAGCGATGATTGCAGAGGAGAGCCGTTTTGCAGCTATATTGCATGAACATACTGTTCTCTTTACCGGAAATGCAATATCAAAACTGGAAACGATTATAACGTCCTCTAACGCAATATTTAGTAGTACAATTTATGATGCTTCGGATATGGCAGCTTTATCGTTTAAATGTTATACTCAGAGCGCTTTTGATGATCTTTCCTACGTGGAGCCCTTTTATATAAAACCAGTATATTTTAACAAAATTTAG
- a CDS encoding aspartate aminotransferase family protein: MNLFDVYPLNDVTIVKAKGSYVWDEQGNQYLDLYGGHAVISIGHTHPHWVKRIEEQLEKIAFYSNSIKIPLQQELAKKLGEVSGKEDYQLFLCNSGAEANENALKLASFYNGRKKIIAFSKSFHGRTSLAVAATDNKNIVAPVNETDNVVFLPFNDEEALGAYFEQHGKEVSSVIVEGIQGVGGINVASESFLKTIRALCDKYGAVYIADSVQCGYGRSGKFFSHDFAGVNADIYTMAKGMGNGFPVAGIIIAPHIKPKHFQLGTTFGGNHLACAAALAVLEVIRGEKLMGNAVMVGKYLREELATMPELKNVRGRGLMIGFDVPEALGPLKKNLLANHKIFTGEAKPNVIRLLPSLALKKKDAEEFIEALKEEIAALHATA, translated from the coding sequence ATGAATTTATTTGATGTTTACCCGCTAAACGACGTTACTATTGTAAAAGCAAAAGGTTCGTATGTTTGGGACGAGCAGGGCAACCAGTACCTGGATCTTTATGGCGGCCACGCTGTTATCAGTATCGGACACACACACCCGCATTGGGTAAAACGCATTGAAGAGCAATTGGAAAAAATTGCTTTCTATTCCAACTCCATAAAAATTCCTTTGCAACAGGAATTGGCCAAAAAACTGGGCGAAGTATCCGGCAAGGAAGACTACCAGTTGTTCCTTTGTAATTCAGGCGCAGAGGCAAATGAGAATGCTTTAAAACTGGCTTCTTTTTATAACGGCCGCAAAAAAATAATCGCATTCAGCAAGTCCTTTCATGGCAGAACTTCCCTGGCGGTAGCTGCAACGGACAATAAAAATATCGTGGCGCCGGTGAATGAAACCGATAATGTTGTTTTTCTTCCTTTTAATGATGAGGAAGCCCTTGGCGCTTATTTTGAGCAACACGGTAAAGAAGTATCTTCTGTAATTGTAGAGGGCATCCAGGGTGTGGGCGGTATTAATGTAGCCAGTGAATCCTTCTTAAAAACCATACGCGCCCTGTGTGATAAATACGGCGCTGTTTATATTGCCGATAGTGTACAGTGCGGATACGGGCGCAGTGGAAAGTTCTTTAGTCATGATTTTGCAGGGGTAAATGCCGATATCTACACTATGGCAAAAGGCATGGGGAACGGGTTCCCGGTAGCTGGGATTATCATTGCGCCACACATCAAGCCTAAGCATTTTCAATTGGGCACTACTTTTGGCGGTAATCACCTGGCTTGTGCCGCAGCATTGGCCGTACTGGAAGTGATCCGCGGAGAAAAACTGATGGGCAATGCCGTAATGGTAGGGAAATATTTACGGGAAGAGCTGGCCACAATGCCCGAATTAAAGAATGTAAGAGGACGGGGGCTGATGATCGGTTTTGATGTTCCGGAAGCCCTCGGCCCGTTAAAAAAGAACCTGCTGGCTAATCATAAGATCTTTACAGGAGAAGCCAAACCCAATGTAATCCGGCTGCTTCCGTCTTTAGCATTGAAAAAAAAGGATGCGGAAGAATTTATTGAAGCGCTGAAGGAAGAAATAGCAGCATTGCATGCAACAGCATAA